One genomic window of Onychomys torridus chromosome 19, mOncTor1.1, whole genome shotgun sequence includes the following:
- the LOC118570699 gene encoding sodium-dependent glucose transporter 1C-like isoform X2 encodes MIGGVLFGCINHFLLLGVSLCATTVGLYLTPFCRTAVLLVVMMSVFGISMGILDTGGNVLILALWGDKGAPHMQALHFSFALGAFLAPLLAKLAWGTTASTQNHTETDFVPLMLNRSSGATSDSLFAAPEDKNLLWAYASIGTYILVVSVFLFGLFCKKQSKQEKAIATAQEARRAKYHWALLCLLFLFFFFYVGAEVTYGSYVFSFATTHVGMKESEAAGLNSIFWGTFAACRGLAIFFATFLQPGTMIVLCNIGSLVSTFFLVLFDKSPLCLWIATSVYGASMAATFPSGISWIEQYTTLTGKSAAFFVIGAALGEMAIPGVIGILQGHYPDLPVVLYTGLGSAMFTAVLFPVMYKLATLPLGHQPKGRKSEDQRALLSSSELNDCEEENEEDDAEKWNEMDFEVVEMSDPVQESGRDTARDTLREPTPEVSDQFLSNAYFSVSSSNSLRNHQDKRD; translated from the exons ATGATTGGAGGAGTTCTTTTTGGGTGTATAAATCATTTTTTACTTTTGG gGGTGTCACTTTGTGCTACCACAGTTGGACTTTATCTTACTCCATTCTGCAGGACAGCCGTCTTACTGGTTGTCATGATGTCTGTCTTTGGTATTTCGATGGGCATTCTGGATACAG GTGGGAACGTCCTCATCTTGGCTCTTTGGGGAGACAAAGGAGCCCCACACATGCAGGCCTTGCACTTCAGTTTCGCCTTGGGTGCCTTTCTGGCTCCCCTGCTGGCTAAATTGGCCTGGGGGACAACAGCATCCACTCAgaaccacacagagacagactTTGTTCCTCTAATGCTCAACCGATCCTCTGGAGCCACCTCAGACTCTCTGTTTGCAGCGCCTGAGGACAAGAACCTGCTGTGGGCCTATGCTTCCATTGGCACCTACATTTTAgtagtctctgtctttctgtttggtCTGTTTTGTAAGAAACAATCAAAGCAGGAAAAAGCCATAGCAACTGCTCAGGAAGCTCGAAGAGCTAAATATCACTGGGCCctgctctgtctcctcttcctcttcttcttcttttatgttGGAGCTGAAGTGACCTACGGCTCTTATGTTTTCTCATTTGCCACCACCCATGTTGGAATGAAAGAAAGTGAAGCAGCCGGCTTGAACTCCATCTTCTGGGGGACCTTTGCAGCCTGCAGGGGCCTGGCCATCTTCTTTGCAACATTCTTACAGCCTGGAACCATGATTGTGTTGTGCAACATAGGCAGCCTTGTCTCAACTTTCTTTCTGGTGCTGTTTGATAAGAGCCCTCTTTGCCTCTGGATCGCAACTTCTGTGTATGGAGCCTCCATGGCAGCCACATTTCCCAGTGGCATTTCCTGGATTGAGCAGTACACCACCTTAACTGGGAAATCCGCAGCATTCTTTGTAATTGGTGCCGCCCTGGGAGAAATGGCGATTCCTGGAGTAATCGGAATTCTTCAGGGACACTACCCAGATCTGCCAGTAGTTCTCTACACGGGGCTGGGGtcagccatgttcactgctgtCTTGTTTCCTGTGATGTATAAATTAGCCACCTTACCTCTGGGTCACCagccaaaaggaagaaagagtgaggACCAGAGAGCTTTGCTTTCCAGCTCTGAGCTCAATGACTgtgaagaagagaatgaggaggacGATGCAGAAAAATGGAACGAAATGGATTTTGAAGTGGTTGAAATGAGTGACCCAGTGCAGGAGTCTGGAAGGGATACAGCTAGAGACACCctgagggagcccacccctgaggTTTCCGATCAGTTCCTCTCAAATGCATACTTTTCAGTCAGTAGCAGCAACTCTCTCCGGAATCACCAGGACAAGAGGGACTGA
- the LOC118570699 gene encoding sodium-dependent glucose transporter 1C-like isoform X1 — protein MQALHFSFALGAFLAPLLAKLAWGTTASTQNHTETDFVPLMLNRSSGATSDSLFAAPEDKNLLWAYASIGTYILVVSVFLFGLFCKKQSKQEKAIATAQEARRAKYHWALLCLLFLFFFFYVGAEVTYGSYVFSFATTHVGMKESEAAGLNSIFWGTFAACRGLAIFFATFLQPGTMIVLCNIGSLVSTFFLVLFDKSPLCLWIATSVYGASMAATFPSGISWIEQYTTLTGKSAAFFVIGAALGEMAIPGVIGILQGHYPDLPVVLYTGLGSAMFTAVLFPVMYKLATLPLGHQPKGRKSEDQRALLSSSELNDCEEENEEDDAEKWNEMDFEVVEMSDPVQESGRDTARDTLREPTPEVSDQFLSNAYFSVSSSNSLRNHQDKRD, from the coding sequence ATGCAGGCCTTGCACTTCAGTTTCGCCTTGGGTGCCTTTCTGGCTCCCCTGCTGGCTAAATTGGCCTGGGGGACAACAGCATCCACTCAgaaccacacagagacagactTTGTTCCTCTAATGCTCAACCGATCCTCTGGAGCCACCTCAGACTCTCTGTTTGCAGCGCCTGAGGACAAGAACCTGCTGTGGGCCTATGCTTCCATTGGCACCTACATTTTAgtagtctctgtctttctgtttggtCTGTTTTGTAAGAAACAATCAAAGCAGGAAAAAGCCATAGCAACTGCTCAGGAAGCTCGAAGAGCTAAATATCACTGGGCCctgctctgtctcctcttcctcttcttcttcttttatgttGGAGCTGAAGTGACCTACGGCTCTTATGTTTTCTCATTTGCCACCACCCATGTTGGAATGAAAGAAAGTGAAGCAGCCGGCTTGAACTCCATCTTCTGGGGGACCTTTGCAGCCTGCAGGGGCCTGGCCATCTTCTTTGCAACATTCTTACAGCCTGGAACCATGATTGTGTTGTGCAACATAGGCAGCCTTGTCTCAACTTTCTTTCTGGTGCTGTTTGATAAGAGCCCTCTTTGCCTCTGGATCGCAACTTCTGTGTATGGAGCCTCCATGGCAGCCACATTTCCCAGTGGCATTTCCTGGATTGAGCAGTACACCACCTTAACTGGGAAATCCGCAGCATTCTTTGTAATTGGTGCCGCCCTGGGAGAAATGGCGATTCCTGGAGTAATCGGAATTCTTCAGGGACACTACCCAGATCTGCCAGTAGTTCTCTACACGGGGCTGGGGtcagccatgttcactgctgtCTTGTTTCCTGTGATGTATAAATTAGCCACCTTACCTCTGGGTCACCagccaaaaggaagaaagagtgaggACCAGAGAGCTTTGCTTTCCAGCTCTGAGCTCAATGACTgtgaagaagagaatgaggaggacGATGCAGAAAAATGGAACGAAATGGATTTTGAAGTGGTTGAAATGAGTGACCCAGTGCAGGAGTCTGGAAGGGATACAGCTAGAGACACCctgagggagcccacccctgaggTTTCCGATCAGTTCCTCTCAAATGCATACTTTTCAGTCAGTAGCAGCAACTCTCTCCGGAATCACCAGGACAAGAGGGACTGA